The Ancylothrix sp. D3o genome segment GAATTCATGGCATTTTCCCCCTTTCAACTGCCCTTAGAAATACCCATTTGCCAATTAGCAGCAGGGGAAAAACAAAAACTCGAAATTCTCAAACAACTTTATCTAAACAGCCGCATTTTAATTTTAGATGAACCCACATCAGTCCTCACCCCCCAAGAAGCAGACGAAGTATTAGGACTGCTGCGAGAACAAGTAGAAGACGGAAAATTAAGCGTTTTAATGATTAGCCATAAATTCCGCGAAGTTCGCAACTTTGCTGACGAAATCACAGTATTAAGAAAAGGCAAATTTGTCGGCACCGGCCTAGTCAAAAACCTCGACGTTTCCGACATGGCAAAAATGATGTTAGGAGAAATCAGGCCGGTGCAAGAAACCGTCAAAATTTCCCCATCAAACCCCGCCCCCATTTTGCAAATCAACAACCTCCACAGCGACAAAGATAACGGATTAAAAGCCATTTCTAACATTAACTTAACCGTTCAAAGCGGAGAAATTGTTGGCATCGCCGGCATATCTGGAAACGGACAAAAAGAACTCGTTGAAGTGTTGGCCGGTCAGCGTCAACCCACCTGCGGCGAACTATTAGTCAACGGCGAAAAATATACCGCCACTCGTGCAGAAATGTTTCGCCACAAAGTTTTTACCCTACCCGAAGAACCCCTAAAAAACGCCTGCGTTCCTAACATGAGTGTCGCCGAAAATTTAGCCTTGCGAACCTTTGACCGGCCCCCCCAAGCCCAAAACTTTTTATTAAACTTACCCAAAATCAGGGAAAGGGCAATCAATTTAATACAAACCTTTGCCATTAAAACCCCCACCCCAGAAACCCCCATCAGCAACCTTTCCGGCGGTAATATTCAGCGAAGCGTTTTAGCAAGAGAACTTTCTGATCCAAACATCAAACTTCTCATAGCCGCTAACCCTTGTTTTGGTTTAGATTTTGCAGCCGTCGAGTATATTCATAACCAAATAATCGAAGCCAGAAACCGAGGTGTAGCCGTTTTATTAGTCAGCGAAGACTTAGACGAACTTTTCAAACTTGCTGATAAAATTGTCGTGATGAGTGAAGGCAAAATCGTCTGGGAAACCCTGACAAATCAAACAGATATATCTACTCTTGGTCAGCGGATGGCAGGACATTAACCATCTGCAAAAACCCAGTGGGGCAGGCATCTTGCCTGCATTTTTAGATATCTTCAGTCACTATATTAAAGTTAACTTTTTCACCTATTCCCCCCCAAAAAAAACTATAAAACCACTCTTATTAAGATTTATCTT includes the following:
- a CDS encoding ABC transporter ATP-binding protein, translated to MESTQTLTQNSAFVNNNNALVPPELEVIGMTKKFGTFTALDNVHLHLKPGTFHALLGENGAGKSTLVKCIMGFHPATTGQILLNKQPSKITNPRKAHKYGIGMVYQHFTSVPAMTVAENLILSRLQTSNLINWRKENENLKEFMAFSPFQLPLEIPICQLAAGEKQKLEILKQLYLNSRILILDEPTSVLTPQEADEVLGLLREQVEDGKLSVLMISHKFREVRNFADEITVLRKGKFVGTGLVKNLDVSDMAKMMLGEIRPVQETVKISPSNPAPILQINNLHSDKDNGLKAISNINLTVQSGEIVGIAGISGNGQKELVEVLAGQRQPTCGELLVNGEKYTATRAEMFRHKVFTLPEEPLKNACVPNMSVAENLALRTFDRPPQAQNFLLNLPKIRERAINLIQTFAIKTPTPETPISNLSGGNIQRSVLARELSDPNIKLLIAANPCFGLDFAAVEYIHNQIIEARNRGVAVLLVSEDLDELFKLADKIVVMSEGKIVWETLTNQTDISTLGQRMAGH